Proteins co-encoded in one Lusitaniella coriacea LEGE 07157 genomic window:
- the thrC gene encoding threonine synthase: MTLNCSAPDPHVTTPLANQWPGLIEAYRPFLPVSESTPVVTLQEGNTPLIPVPTIAREIGRGVKVFVKYDGLNPTGSFKDRGMTMAISKAKEAGAKAVICASTGNTSASAAAYARRAEMRAFVVIPDGYVALGKLAQALLYGAEVIAIEGNFDDSLKIVRAMAEEYPVTLVNSVNPFRLEGQKTAAFEIVDALGDAPDWLCIPVGNAGNISAYWMGFCQYQQQGKCTHLPRMMGFQAAGSAPLICGEPIGDPQTLATAIRIGNPANWEKAIAVQKASEGEFNPVTDEEILAAYRLLAGSEGIFCEPASAASVAGLLKVKDRVPDNATVACVLTGNGLKDPDCAITHSENEVYAGIKPDLAKVAKVMGF, from the coding sequence GTGACATTGAATTGTTCTGCTCCCGATCCCCATGTAACTACTCCATTGGCAAACCAATGGCCCGGTTTAATCGAAGCCTATCGTCCTTTCCTTCCCGTCAGCGAATCGACTCCGGTTGTAACCTTGCAAGAAGGAAATACACCCTTGATTCCGGTTCCGACCATTGCTCGCGAAATCGGTCGAGGCGTTAAGGTCTTTGTGAAATATGACGGCTTAAACCCAACGGGAAGCTTTAAAGATCGGGGGATGACAATGGCAATTTCTAAAGCCAAGGAAGCAGGTGCAAAAGCGGTTATCTGTGCCAGCACGGGCAATACCTCTGCCTCAGCCGCAGCATACGCGCGACGCGCGGAAATGAGAGCGTTTGTGGTTATTCCCGACGGTTATGTCGCTTTGGGGAAACTAGCGCAAGCTCTCCTGTATGGCGCTGAAGTGATTGCAATTGAGGGGAATTTCGACGATTCCCTAAAAATCGTTCGCGCAATGGCAGAAGAGTATCCCGTTACTCTGGTCAATTCTGTCAATCCATTTCGTTTAGAAGGTCAAAAAACTGCGGCATTTGAAATTGTCGATGCCCTAGGCGATGCCCCGGATTGGTTGTGCATTCCCGTGGGCAATGCGGGCAATATTTCCGCCTATTGGATGGGATTTTGCCAGTATCAGCAACAGGGAAAATGCACTCATCTCCCCCGAATGATGGGGTTCCAAGCGGCGGGATCGGCACCCTTGATCTGCGGTGAACCGATTGGCGATCCGCAAACCCTTGCTACGGCGATTCGCATTGGCAATCCAGCCAATTGGGAAAAAGCGATCGCGGTGCAAAAAGCCTCTGAGGGCGAATTTAATCCCGTCACCGACGAAGAAATTTTAGCGGCATACCGTTTATTGGCAGGGAGCGAAGGAATATTTTGCGAGCCAGCGAGTGCGGCTTCTGTTGCGGGATTGCTAAAAGTGAAAGATCGCGTTCCCGACAATGCAACAGTGGCGTGCGTTCTCACGGGAAACGGACTGAAAGACCCCGACTGTGCGATAACACACAGTGAAAATGAAGTTTATGCCGGAATTAAGCCAGATTTAGCAAAGGTTGCGAAGGTGATGGGATTTTAA
- a CDS encoding DEAD/DEAH box helicase, with translation MTISFTSLGLSETRVEQLEKLGFQNPTEIQSKAIPALLDGRDVVGQSQTGTGKTAAYALPLLEQVDLQNNAIQVLILTPTRELAQQVAQAIDDFSDTRRLRALTVYGGQSIERQIRSLRRGVQVVVGTPGRVIDLLGRKDLKLDQVEWVVLDEADEMLSMGFIDDVKKIMLQTPQSRHTACFSATMPGPIRDLVNQFLKDPVTLTAKRSNATPTRIDQRVYVVPRSWTKIKALQPILELEDPEAAIVFVRTKRSAAELTTKLQAAGHSVDEYHGDLSQGQRERLVHRFRNGQVKIVVATDIAARGLDVQDLSHVINYDLPDNAETYIHRIGRTGRAGKTGTAISLIQPMERHVLRRIERRLRQTLELGKIPTRAQVEARRLEKLKTQVQETLSGERMASFLSTVKELSAEYDPHAIAAAALQMVYDQSCPNWMKTDWDVPSSDVPKPIKRKHNRRSNREGRSNRSAMPHKA, from the coding sequence ATGACGATTTCGTTTACCAGCCTAGGTCTTTCTGAGACTCGCGTCGAGCAACTTGAAAAGCTAGGTTTCCAAAATCCAACTGAAATTCAATCCAAAGCCATTCCCGCTCTACTCGACGGTAGAGATGTTGTGGGTCAATCGCAGACGGGGACGGGCAAAACCGCCGCCTATGCCCTGCCTCTGCTCGAGCAAGTCGACCTGCAAAATAATGCCATCCAAGTCTTGATTTTGACCCCAACCCGCGAGTTGGCTCAACAAGTTGCTCAAGCCATTGACGACTTCTCAGACACCCGACGGTTGAGAGCCTTAACCGTTTATGGCGGTCAGTCCATCGAACGGCAAATCCGCAGCCTGCGCCGGGGCGTACAAGTGGTGGTCGGAACGCCGGGACGAGTCATCGACCTGCTGGGGCGCAAAGACCTCAAGCTCGACCAAGTGGAATGGGTAGTCCTAGACGAAGCCGACGAAATGTTGAGCATGGGCTTCATCGACGACGTGAAAAAAATCATGCTCCAGACCCCCCAAAGCCGGCATACTGCTTGCTTCTCTGCAACAATGCCGGGACCCATTCGGGATTTAGTCAACCAGTTTCTCAAAGATCCCGTCACCCTGACCGCGAAGCGCTCCAACGCAACGCCAACCCGGATCGATCAACGGGTCTATGTCGTGCCTCGGAGTTGGACAAAAATCAAAGCCTTACAACCCATTTTGGAGTTGGAAGATCCCGAAGCGGCGATTGTTTTTGTGCGCACGAAGCGCTCTGCTGCCGAATTGACCACCAAACTCCAAGCTGCCGGTCATAGCGTGGACGAATATCACGGCGACCTCAGCCAGGGTCAGCGAGAGCGACTCGTCCATCGTTTTCGCAACGGTCAAGTGAAGATTGTGGTGGCGACGGATATCGCCGCGCGAGGATTGGACGTACAAGACCTCAGCCACGTCATTAACTACGACTTGCCCGATAACGCAGAAACTTACATTCACCGTATCGGTCGTACCGGTCGAGCAGGAAAAACGGGGACGGCAATTTCTTTAATTCAGCCGATGGAGCGCCACGTCCTGCGACGCATCGAGCGCCGCCTGCGGCAAACCCTCGAACTTGGTAAAATCCCCACTCGCGCTCAGGTAGAAGCGCGACGCTTGGAGAAGCTGAAAACCCAAGTTCAAGAAACGCTGTCGGGAGAACGCATGGCTTCGTTCTTATCCACTGTGAAAGAACTGAGTGCCGAATACGATCCCCACGCGATCGCGGCAGCCGCCTTGCAAATGGTTTACGATCAGTCCTGTCCGAATTGGATGAAAACTGATTGGGATGTTCCCAGTTCTGACGTACCCAAACCCATTAAGCGCAAGCACAATAGGCGCTCGAACCGAGAAGGACGCTCGAATCGTTCGGCAATGCCTCATAAAGCTTAA
- the rimO gene encoding 30S ribosomal protein S12 methylthiotransferase RimO, producing MGNKPTIAISHLGCEKNRIDSEHMLGLLVQSGYAVDANEELADYVIVNTCSFIQAAREESVRTLVELAEANKKIVIAGCMAQHFREQLLEELPEAVAVVGSGDYHKIVETIARTETGERVLEVSDEPTYIADETVPRYRTTSEGVAYVRVAEGCDYGCAFCIIPHLRGKQRSRPIESIVTEAQQLCKQGVQEIILISQITTNYGVDLYGEPKLAELLRALGNVDIPWVRMHYAYPTGLTKKTIDAIAQTPNILPYLDLPLQHSHPDILRGMNRPWQGRVNDAIIERIKIELPQAVLRTTFIVGFPGETEEQFEHLVRFVERHEFDHVGVFPFSPEEGTPAYHLPQQIPEAVMNERREILMEVQQPISLKKNQREIGKSVDVLIEQENPETGEFIGRSARFAPEVDGLVYVRGQASLGSLVPVRITDADPYDLYGDAINQA from the coding sequence ATGGGCAACAAGCCAACCATTGCCATCTCTCATCTCGGTTGCGAAAAAAATCGCATTGATTCAGAACATATGTTAGGGTTGCTCGTTCAATCGGGCTACGCGGTGGATGCCAACGAAGAATTGGCAGATTACGTCATTGTGAATACCTGTAGCTTTATTCAAGCCGCGCGGGAAGAGTCCGTCCGCACCTTGGTAGAACTGGCTGAAGCGAATAAAAAGATTGTGATTGCGGGCTGTATGGCGCAGCATTTTAGGGAACAACTCCTGGAAGAATTGCCTGAAGCAGTGGCTGTTGTGGGCAGTGGAGATTATCATAAAATTGTCGAGACGATCGCGCGGACTGAAACCGGAGAGCGCGTTTTAGAAGTTTCCGACGAACCCACCTACATTGCAGACGAAACAGTTCCCCGCTACCGCACCACCAGCGAGGGAGTGGCATACGTTCGCGTTGCGGAAGGGTGCGATTATGGCTGTGCTTTTTGTATTATTCCCCATTTGCGGGGCAAACAGCGATCGCGCCCCATTGAATCGATTGTGACCGAAGCACAGCAGCTTTGCAAACAGGGCGTACAAGAAATAATTCTCATCTCCCAAATTACAACCAATTATGGGGTAGACTTATATGGGGAACCCAAATTAGCCGAACTCCTACGGGCATTAGGCAATGTTGATATTCCCTGGGTTAGGATGCACTATGCCTATCCCACGGGACTGACAAAGAAAACGATCGACGCGATCGCGCAAACGCCAAACATTCTCCCATACCTCGATTTACCCCTACAGCATTCTCACCCAGACATTTTGCGCGGGATGAATCGCCCCTGGCAAGGGCGGGTTAATGATGCCATTATCGAACGAATTAAAATCGAACTCCCCCAAGCGGTTCTGCGAACAACTTTTATTGTTGGCTTTCCGGGAGAAACCGAAGAGCAATTTGAGCATCTCGTTCGATTTGTAGAGCGCCACGAATTCGATCACGTTGGGGTCTTCCCGTTTTCCCCCGAAGAAGGCACGCCAGCTTATCATCTTCCCCAGCAAATTCCCGAAGCGGTGATGAACGAACGACGGGAAATCCTTATGGAGGTTCAACAACCCATTTCCCTGAAGAAAAATCAAAGAGAAATTGGCAAAAGCGTTGACGTACTCATCGAACAAGAAAACCCCGAAACCGGGGAATTCATCGGTCGTTCGGCACGCTTTGCTCCAGAAGTTGACGGACTCGTTTATGTCCGAGGTCAAGCAAGCCTCGGTTCGCTCGTTCCCGTTCGCATTACCGATGCCGATCCTTACGATCTCTATGGCGATGCGATAAATCAAGCATGA
- the btpA gene encoding photosystem I biogenesis protein BtpA: protein MDLKQIFQTPNPIIGVVHLLPLPSSARWEGNLAMAIDRAEQEATALAAGGVDGIIIENFFDMPFTKDRVDPATVSAMTLIVQRLMNLVMLPVGINVLRNDARSAMAIASVCDCPFIRVNVLTGVMATDQGIIEGQAYELLRYRRELGSEVAIFADVLVKHARPIGTPNLALAVQETISRGLADGVIISGWATGSPPTLDDLELAAEVAGDTPVFIGSGATWENIPKLLPSANGAIVSSSLKRNGQISEPIDPLRVQAFVEAARQSISS, encoded by the coding sequence GTGGATTTAAAGCAAATATTCCAAACCCCCAATCCGATTATTGGCGTTGTTCATCTTCTTCCCCTTCCCAGTTCTGCGCGGTGGGAAGGCAATTTAGCTATGGCGATCGATCGCGCGGAACAAGAGGCAACTGCCCTGGCTGCGGGGGGCGTTGACGGTATTATCATCGAAAACTTCTTTGATATGCCCTTTACCAAGGATCGGGTCGATCCCGCAACGGTCAGTGCCATGACGCTCATTGTCCAGCGATTGATGAATTTAGTCATGCTTCCGGTGGGGATCAACGTCTTGCGCAATGACGCGCGCAGCGCAATGGCGATCGCGTCTGTTTGCGATTGCCCGTTTATCCGCGTCAACGTCCTCACCGGGGTCATGGCGACGGATCAAGGGATTATTGAAGGACAAGCTTACGAACTCCTGCGCTACCGCCGAGAATTGGGCAGCGAGGTGGCGATTTTTGCTGATGTCCTGGTCAAACACGCCAGACCTATCGGCACGCCAAATTTAGCCCTGGCGGTACAAGAAACGATCTCGCGAGGTCTAGCGGATGGCGTAATTATCTCTGGTTGGGCAACAGGTTCTCCTCCCACCTTGGACGATCTCGAACTCGCGGCAGAAGTGGCAGGTGATACGCCAGTTTTCATTGGCAGTGGGGCAACCTGGGAAAACATTCCCAAATTACTTCCCTCGGCGAATGGGGCGATCGTTTCAAGTTCTCTAAAGCGGAACGGACAAATATCAGAACCGATCGATCCCCTGCGCGTCCAAGCCTTTGTCGAAGCCGCTCGCCAGAGTATTTCGAGTTGA
- a CDS encoding vitamin K epoxide reductase family protein — protein sequence MSRRRSTPWIHRWSRHLIGAIATVGLVLTAYLTITKLAGAEVGCIAGAEQAGCNDVLSSSYASLFGLPLPLFGAIAYGSMAAFALIPLAINRETSKDLRKQLEDWSWLFLLIGGTAMAVFSSYLMYLLAFKLQSVCLYCIGSAILSWSLLILTIVGRSWEDFGQLVFTGFIVAMVTLVGTLAVYANVNNPSVANGQTPIPQTATQPNYQKGTWEITTNSGAAEIALAEHLSETGAKKYGAFWCPHCHEQKQLFGKEAFKKVDYIECAVVNSKEQAPECTAAKIQSYPTWEINGELHKGSQTLEELAELSGYQGPTDFKYTLPGR from the coding sequence ATGAGTCGCCGTCGTTCTACTCCCTGGATTCATCGCTGGTCCCGTCACCTCATTGGCGCGATCGCGACTGTCGGGCTAGTTTTAACTGCGTATTTAACGATTACAAAACTCGCCGGTGCCGAGGTGGGTTGCATTGCGGGTGCGGAACAAGCAGGCTGTAATGATGTCCTCAGTAGCTCCTACGCCAGCCTTTTCGGATTGCCCCTTCCTTTGTTTGGCGCGATCGCCTACGGAAGTATGGCGGCATTTGCCCTGATCCCCCTCGCCATTAACCGCGAAACCAGTAAAGACCTGCGCAAGCAGTTGGAAGATTGGAGTTGGTTATTTCTGCTGATTGGCGGAACGGCAATGGCAGTATTTAGCAGTTATTTGATGTATCTGCTCGCCTTCAAACTGCAATCGGTCTGCCTCTACTGCATCGGTTCGGCGATCCTTTCTTGGAGTTTGCTGATTCTAACGATTGTTGGTCGATCCTGGGAAGATTTCGGACAACTTGTTTTCACCGGATTTATCGTGGCAATGGTCACCCTAGTAGGAACCCTTGCGGTGTATGCCAACGTCAACAATCCATCGGTTGCCAATGGACAAACCCCCATCCCCCAAACCGCCACTCAGCCAAACTACCAAAAAGGAACTTGGGAAATTACAACTAACTCCGGTGCCGCAGAAATTGCCTTAGCCGAGCATTTAAGCGAGACAGGGGCTAAAAAATACGGAGCGTTTTGGTGTCCCCATTGCCACGAACAAAAACAGTTATTTGGCAAAGAAGCCTTCAAAAAGGTGGATTATATCGAGTGTGCCGTTGTTAATAGCAAAGAGCAAGCCCCCGAATGTACGGCAGCGAAAATCCAGTCTTACCCCACTTGGGAAATTAACGGAGAGTTGCACAAAGGCAGCCAAACCCTGGAAGAATTAGCGGAATTATCCGGATATCAGGGACCCACAGATTTTAAGTACACACTCCCCGGTCGCTAA
- a CDS encoding CHASE2 domain-containing protein, producing the protein MDRKRVARWLKRERRVWLTSGAVAGSVILLRYMGLFQSWELAAFDRLFHFRPPATTDTRILIVEIDENDLQDAGKWPVPDRLMAQLLESVNGYRPRVIGLDVYRDLPVEPGHQELNAAFETIPNLIGIEQLEDKESFWVLPPPILQRKQQVGFNNILVDADGQVRRFLLYSHKNGEAYTSFALKLAQIYLEGEGIRPQAATDVNPAYLQLGKTVFRPFRPSDGGYIRADAKGYQVISNFHRPESFTKVKMGDVLAGEVAPELIRDRAILIGSTAPSLKDKAYIPYSTNWQGSAKPIYGVELHANIVSQILSAALAGRPLMRTIPEGVEWLWIVVWSGMGAIIVRQSRSLVRSSILTLSAIALLSSSVYLSFSFGWWIPSIPPLISLIASSAILTGYLAHKQEELKRSKEFLQSIIDSIPDPIFVKDRHHRWMLLNQAFCQFSGYPIEDLLGKSDRDIFPSKTAHVLWSQDRLVFETSEAREDEAEFVDAKGNAFLIATNRSLHKDAAGNLFLVGVIRDITERKRIEEELRRETAELMRFNAELKLSAYYDELTGLPNKKHFDESFAKALGWGEKQNQLVGLLFLDLDGFKQVNDTLGHEMGNLLLKAVAGRIQNCLRGSDLVARWAGDEFTAILPGIKQAEDVAIIAEKIVFSLSQPFMLENRAVIVGVSIGSSIYPENGKTPDLLIQKADTAMYQAKELGRNQHQVAR; encoded by the coding sequence ATGGACAGGAAAAGAGTAGCGCGGTGGTTAAAGCGAGAGCGCCGAGTTTGGCTGACTTCAGGAGCGGTTGCAGGAAGCGTTATTCTGTTGCGTTATATGGGATTATTTCAGTCCTGGGAGTTGGCGGCGTTCGATCGGCTGTTTCACTTTCGTCCCCCTGCAACCACAGATACTCGGATCTTGATTGTAGAAATCGATGAGAACGATCTTCAAGATGCGGGGAAGTGGCCGGTTCCCGACCGTTTGATGGCTCAACTCTTGGAGAGCGTCAATGGGTATCGACCGCGAGTGATTGGTTTGGATGTCTATCGAGATTTGCCGGTCGAACCGGGTCATCAGGAATTAAACGCTGCTTTTGAAACAATTCCCAATCTGATTGGGATCGAGCAACTTGAGGACAAAGAAAGCTTTTGGGTTCTACCGCCGCCAATTTTACAGCGCAAGCAACAGGTGGGATTTAATAACATTTTGGTGGATGCAGACGGTCAAGTTCGTCGGTTTCTCCTGTACTCCCACAAAAATGGTGAAGCCTATACGAGTTTTGCCTTGAAATTGGCACAGATTTATCTTGAGGGAGAGGGCATTCGTCCCCAAGCTGCAACGGACGTTAATCCCGCTTATTTGCAACTGGGGAAGACTGTTTTTCGCCCTTTTCGCCCATCGGATGGGGGTTATATTCGAGCTGATGCCAAGGGGTATCAAGTTATCTCCAATTTTCACCGACCGGAGAGTTTTACGAAGGTTAAAATGGGCGATGTTTTGGCGGGTGAGGTCGCGCCGGAACTGATCCGCGATCGCGCGATCCTAATTGGTTCGACTGCACCCAGCTTAAAAGATAAGGCTTATATCCCCTACAGTACGAATTGGCAGGGCAGTGCCAAACCGATTTATGGAGTCGAATTACACGCTAATATTGTCAGCCAAATTCTCAGTGCGGCGCTAGCTGGGCGACCGCTCATGCGGACTATTCCTGAAGGGGTTGAGTGGCTCTGGATCGTCGTCTGGTCGGGGATGGGAGCAATCATCGTTCGTCAGTCGCGATCGCTGGTACGCTCTTCTATTCTTACTCTGAGCGCGATCGCGCTCCTCAGCAGCAGCGTTTATCTCTCTTTCTCTTTCGGGTGGTGGATTCCCAGTATTCCTCCACTCATCAGCCTGATCGCCTCCTCTGCCATCCTCACGGGGTATCTCGCACACAAGCAGGAAGAACTCAAACGCTCTAAAGAATTTCTACAATCGATTATTGACAGCATTCCCGACCCCATTTTTGTCAAAGATCGCCACCATCGTTGGATGCTCCTCAATCAAGCCTTTTGCCAATTTAGCGGCTATCCCATCGAAGACTTATTGGGAAAATCCGATCGCGATATTTTTCCCTCTAAAACAGCGCACGTCCTTTGGTCGCAGGATCGATTAGTCTTTGAAACCAGCGAAGCTCGCGAAGATGAAGCCGAGTTTGTTGATGCAAAAGGAAATGCGTTCCTCATCGCCACCAATCGCTCCCTACATAAAGACGCAGCAGGGAATCTTTTTTTAGTGGGCGTTATTCGCGACATCACCGAACGCAAGCGGATTGAAGAAGAGTTGCGGCGAGAAACCGCAGAATTAATGCGCTTCAACGCAGAACTGAAACTTTCTGCCTACTACGACGAATTAACGGGACTGCCCAACAAAAAGCATTTTGATGAGAGCTTTGCCAAAGCTTTAGGGTGGGGCGAGAAGCAGAACCAATTAGTGGGTTTGCTATTTTTGGATCTCGATGGTTTCAAGCAAGTTAACGACACCCTCGGTCATGAAATGGGCAATTTGCTGCTCAAAGCAGTTGCTGGGCGAATTCAGAATTGCTTGCGCGGTAGCGATCTTGTTGCCCGTTGGGCAGGAGATGAATTTACCGCCATTCTTCCCGGAATCAAGCAGGCGGAGGATGTAGCTATTATCGCGGAGAAGATTGTTTTTAGCCTTTCTCAGCCCTTTATGCTGGAAAACCGTGCAGTCATCGTCGGTGTGAGCATTGGCAGTAGTATTTATCCCGAAAACGGTAAAACTCCCGACCTTTTGATTCAAAAAGCAGATACAGCAATGTATCAGGCAAAGGAATTGGGACGAAATCAGCATCAAGTGGCTCGATAG